One genomic region from Lineus longissimus chromosome 6, tnLinLong1.2, whole genome shotgun sequence encodes:
- the LOC135489089 gene encoding soma ferritin-like, giving the protein MKSALAVLGMLLSIQYACGFGNNWGTSSAFNTPSTDPDLDVKMYFNQECEDKLNEQISEELIASHIYLSMAHYFSRSDVALYGFHKFFKEASEEERQHGQILMDYMNKRGGTISMTPTLDFPHGDKLTSGDWISALNAMKTAMKLEHHVNRKLVKSVHACAVKHDDAHLQDFIEGTFLTEQVDSIKQLGDYIAKMTRLGDTIGLHMFDQDLLK; this is encoded by the exons ATGAAGTCAGCGTTAGCAGTTCTCGGGATGCTGTTGTCCATCCAGTATGCATGTGGATTCGGAAACAACTGGGGGACCAGTTCAGCTTTTAATACACCATCGACAGACCCAG ATCTCGACGTCAAGATGTACTTCAACCAAGAATGCGAGGACAAGCTGAATGAACAGATTTCGGAGGAGCTTATTGCCAGTCATATTTACCTGTCCATG GCGCACTACTTCTCCCGATCAGATGTTGCCCTGTATGGCTTCCACAAGTTCTTCAAGGAGGCGTCGGAGGAGGAGAGACAACATGGCCAGATCCTGATGGATTATATGAACAAGAGAGGAGGTACTATCAGTATGACACCTACCCTCGACTTCCCACATGGAGACAAG CTGACCTCTGGTGATTGGATCAGTGCCCTCAACGCGATGAAGACAGCCATGAAGCTAGAACACCATGTCAACAGGAAGCTGGTCAAGAGTGTACACGCATGCGCAGTAAAGCACGATGATGCTCAT CTCCAAGATTTCATCGAAGGTACCTTCCTGACTGAACAAGTCGACTCCATCAAACAGCTCGGAGATTACATCGCCAAGATGACGCGACTTGGAGACACCATCGGTCTTCACATGTTCGACCAGGACCTGCTCAAGTAG
- the LOC135489434 gene encoding aryl hydrocarbon receptor-like codes for MFSHEPEDDLGINLHFYSQLNIPFYPLLGNSALVDEDGQQPDNQPVPSFKSKRYRDKLREEIKALESLLPIGRSDVQRRLDSQTVFRIALGYLRTKNIIEASMSDFPPSSHIADNLIELYGEADVLFGLEEDNLDEYIDGFLLIVKERATVCYASKNIKKILGLNSADLMNRSISHVLHTDYVAEMRQLLDEKEQGNQFAKVSKKLKMKKVKDNSHVFVDVQMTGKLKRLQGPPTGKCKQSTVVLLAFCRLATVAQDGVGRAENEASFWSKHEMNMKIIEVDKSVTTILGYEADELSGESFYSLVHPEDLACCRKVHLGFIETTAVQMMYFRMLSNTGSWVWLHTRGKVIYKATKKHSIILSHTRVREGTSVLVQQESLRRQNEGITELMAAINPISCEMSPSSHKLPHQRMMTAQPPAEGYSDSITSSLIQVRHSPNIAQIQNQPIRAYVTCTGTTEHSASPLVQPVSSCATEVGYCLPVPDRELYSNNQRAITPAPSEGEVFKHGRLLRDVESNSCLSHRPANNCRPSPTNDYSLQWMNPPDYRMPDFVHCMPDFAQIQMLKRPNMALTNEESVLGIEHSHGRGYDVILPNFTNCSIDFENSMTDIKTEFLYNECNGFWNTDVLTNLRNPMEDGYDVIDVDVTHPGYDALVPNTNTSKVHAPILNTLMHNEEVSHVHLPSFASAFTGSNS; via the exons ATGTTTAGCCATGAACCAGAAGACGACCTCGGCATCAACCTCCACTTCTATAGCCAACTTAACATACCCTTCTATCCGTTACTCGGTAATAGCGCACTTGTGGACGAGGATGGTCAACAGCCGGATAATCAGCCAGTGCCAAG TTTCAAGTCAAAGAGATATCGCGATAAACTGCGAGAAGAGATCAAGGCATTAGAGTCCTTGCTTCCTATTGGTCGGAGTGACGTACAGCGCCGCCTTGATAGTCAAACCGTCTTCAGAATCGCGCTGGGGTATCTGAGAACAAAGAACATAATTGAAG CCTCCATGTCCGATTTCCCACCATCTAGTCACATAGCCGATAACTTGATAGAACTTTACGGAGAAGCGGACGTGTTGTTTGGATTGGAGGAAGATAATCTTGACGAG TACATTGACGGGTTCCTACTGATCGTGAAAGAGAGGGCAACAGTTTGTTATGCATCTAAAAACATCAAGAAGATTCTTGGACTCAACTCA GCTGACCTGATGAACAGAAGTATTAGCCATGTCTTACACACTGACTACGTGGCCGAGATGAGGCAACTTCTTGATGAGAAAGAACAG GGGAACCAGTTCGCCAAGGTTTCTAAGaagctgaagatgaagaaggttaAAGACAACAGTCACGTTTTCGTT GATGTCCAGATGACTGGTAAACTAAAGCGTCTGCAGGGTCCGCCAACGGGAAAGTGTAAACAATCAACGGTCGTGCTGCTGGCCTTCTGTCGTCTGGCAACCGTCGCACAAGATGGCGTCGGGAGGGCAGagaacgaagcctcgttttggaGTAAGCATGAGATGAACATGAAGATCATTGAAGTTGACAAAAG TGTAACGACCATCCTTGGCTACGAAGCAGATGAGCTGAGCGGCGAGTCCTTCTACTCCTTGGTGCATCCTGAAGACCTGGCCTGCTGCAGGAAGGTTCACTTAGGCT TTATAGAAACGACCGCAGTGCAGATGATGTACTTCCGCATGCTGTCAAACACAGGATCCTGGGTGTGGCTGCATACGAGGGGGAAGGTCATCTATAAAGCGACCAAGAAGCATTCCATCATATTGTCGCACACCAGAGTCAG AGAAGGAACTTCAGTGCTTGTCCAACAGGAATCCCTGCGGCGGCAAAACGAGGGCATAACCGAGCTAATGGCCGCGATCAACCCAATCAGCTGTGAGATGTCACCAAGCAGTCACAAGCTACCGCACCAAAGGATGATGACAGCACAACCTCCGGCAGAGGGGTATTCAGACTCAATAACTTCGTCTCTGATTCAAGTCCGCCATTCGCCAAATATTGCTCAGATTCAAAACCAGCCAATCAGGGCATACGTTACGTGTACCGGTACTACAGAACATTCTGCTTCCCCATTGGTCCAACCCGTGTCTAGCTGCGCGACGGAAGTAGGCTATTGCCTACCAGTGCCTGATCGCGAACTATATTCGAACAATCAGCGCGCCATTACACCTGCACCGAGCGAAGGTGAAGTGTTCAAACATGGTAGACTCCTCCGAGATGTGGAATCGAATTCGTGTCTGAGCCACCGTCCAGCAAATAATTGTCGACCAAGTCCAACCAACGACTACAGTCTCCAGTGGATGAATCCACCGGATTACCGTATGCCTGATTTTGTCCACTGTATGCCTGATTTTGCGCAAATTCAAATGCTCAAACGACCAAATATGGCGTTGACCAACGAAGAATCTGTACTTGGAATTGAGCACAGTCATGGGCGAGGCTATGACGTTATTCTCCCAAATTTCACAAATTGCTCAATAGATTTCGAGAATTCGATGACTGATATCAAGACTGAATTCCTCTACAACGAATGCAATGGTTTTTGGAACACGGATGTTTTGACCAATTTGCGAAACCCTATGGAAGATGGTTATGACGTTATTGATGTGGATGTGACGCACCCTGGTTATGACGCCCTGGTTCCCAATACCAATACTTCCAAAGTTCATGCTCCCATTCTCAACACATTGATGCACAACGAAGAAGTGAGTCATGTCCACCTGCCTAGCTTTGCTTCGGCGTTTACCGGTTCGAATTCATGA